The DNA sequence GAGGTTGTAGGCCATGATCAGGGCGCCGCTGAAGTAGAGCATGCCACCCAGCGCACGGATCATGTAGCTGATGTGCTTGGCCTCGACGGTCTCCACGAAGCTGTATTCGAGGAAGCCGTATTCATTGTAGGCACGCCACATCAGGCCTTCCATGATCCCGGCGAACCACATGGAGATCATGTAGAACAGGATGCCGATCGTGGAGATCCAGAAGTGCCATTCGACGAGCGATTTAGAGAACAGCGCCTTCTTCTTGTAGAGCCATGGCACGAGGCAATAGAGCGCGCCGAAGCTGATATAACCAACCCAGCCGAGCGCACCGGAGTGGACGTGGCCGATGCCCCATTCGGTATAGTGGCTCAGCGAGTTCACAGCCCGCACGGACATCAGCGGCCCCTCAAAGGTCGCCATGCCGTAAAAGGCGAGAGAGACCACCATCATCCGGACGACCGGGTCGGTGCGCAGCTTGTCCCAAGCCCCCGACAGGGTCATGACGCCATTGATCATGCCGCCCCAGCTGGGCATCCACAGCATCACCGAGAAGGTCATGCCGAGCGTCTGCGCCCATTGCGGCAGGGCCGTGTAATGGAGGTGGTGCGGACCTGCCCAGATATAGATGAAGATCAGGCTCCAGAAGTGGACGATCGACAGACGGTAGGAATAGACCGGCCGGTTCACGCGCTTCGGAATGAAATAATACATGATGGCCAGGAAGCCGGTGGTCAGGAAGAAGCCCACGGCGTTGTGACCGTACCACCATTGCGTCATCGCATCCTGAACCCCAGCGAAGACCTGCACGGATTTCGTCCCGGTCCAGCTGACCGGAATGGAAAGGTTGTTGACGATGTGGAGCATCGCAATGGTGACGATGAAGGACAGGTAGAACCAGTTGGCCACATAGATGTGCGGCTCCTTGCGCTTCCACAGCGTGCCAAGGAAGACCAGAAGGTAGGCAACCCAGACAATGGTCAGCCAGAGGTCCACATACCATTCCGGCTCTGCATATTCCTTCGACTGCGTCACACCGAGCAGATAGCCCGTCGCGGCGAGCACGATGAACATCTGATATCCCCAGAATACAAACCAGGGCCACATGCCACCAGCGATCCGGGTACGGCAGGTGCGCTGCACGACATAGAAACTGGTCGCGAGAAGCACATTGCCCCCGAACGCAAAGATCACCGCACTGGTGTGCAGCGGTCTCAGGCGGCCGAAATTCGTCCAGCCCCATTCGGGAAAGTAGAAGAGATTGGGGAAGGTCAACTGCAGCGCGATAACCACCCCGACCAGGAGGCCGGCAATGCCCCAGAACATGGATGCGAACACGCCATACTTGACCAGCGTGTCTTCATAGCGCGTCTCGTCAAATGGGTTGCGGTCAATGAGATTGCCCGCCCACATGCCGGTTCCGATCAGGAAGGCCGACACCATGGCGATAAAGGTCATCGCCTGTACGCCCATGGCAGGATCAATGGTACGTCCCGCGATGATCAGGGCCAGCACCCCGAAGATCGCGACCAGCGCAGAGACAGTGGCAATGCTCCCGCTGCTGGAATTGGTTGAGATGGTTTTAGGTATCATTTCTTTCGGCCCCTTCCGCAAAAGTCCGCGGTTCTTGCGTCTTCGGCCTGATTACGGTGAACCCCTGCGCCAGCGTATAGGGAGTTTCCCCTATGGGTCAGTTCGTCCCCCTCCTCTATTCCGGTGCCGAAATCTGGAGGGTCATGACCGTGAACCGTTTGATGTTTCTTTCCGCTTCTGCAGCCCTGCTCGTGGCAGGCCTTGCCAAGATGGCGACGCAGGCCGCCTCGCAATCGGTATTGCTGATTCCCACCTGCCTCGGCGGCAGTGTCGAAGTTCCGCTGGAAGGGGCATCGACACCGTGGCTGCACTGTTGGGGATGTTATGCCGCACTGGCGGGCTCAGCCGGCCTGACCCTGTTGCTGGCACAACAGATTCACCGGAAGAGAGAGGCCGTGCGGATCCGGCTTTCCTAAATGCGCGGCCACCATTACAGTGGATCGAGCATGGCCGATCCACTGTCCGACCTCTGGCGCGTTGATACTTCCGATTTTCAGGATTCGGATTCGCTTCAATCGATTCTGACGTCCATTCTCCGGTCGGTACCGGACGCGATGATCGTGATCGACGATTCCGGTGTGATCATGGCGTTCAGCCTGGCTGCGGAGACACTGTTCGGATACAAGGCGTCAGACGTTGTGGGCAAGAATATCAACTGCCTGATGACCGAAACGGACCGGGTTCATCACGACCAGTATATCCGCAATTACCTCGTCACCGGCGAACGCCAGATCATCGGCATTGGCCGAATCGTCGAGGCGCGCCTGGCCAATGGCGACTCCATTCCGGTTGAACTGAAGATCGGGGAAGCCGCCATCGGCGACCGCAAGCTGTTTACCGGCTTCATCCGGGACATCACGGAGCGCCAGGCCAACATTCACCGGATCAGCGAGTTGCAGGCCGAGATCGGGAATTTTTCCCGGCTGAGCGCTGTGGGCACAATGGCCTCTGCCATGGCACACGAACTGAACCAGCCCCTGACCGCCGTGGCGAACTATCTGGAAGCGGCCCGCGACATGCTGGACGCGCCGAGTGCAGATGATTTGGCTATGGTGCAGGAAGCCCTGACCGCCGCAGCCGAACAATCCATCCGCGCCGGCCAGATCGTGCGTCGCCTGCGCGACTATGTCTCGCGCGGGGAACTGGATCTGCGGCCGGTGGACCTGAAGGCCGTGATCGACGATGCGGTCACAATAGCCAAGGTCGGCATTGACGGCCCACTGGCCCGCGTGGTGGTCCGGATGGAGGATCCGGAAGTGCGTGTGCTGGCGGATCGCCTGCAATTGCGCCAGGTGTTTGCCAACTTGATCCGAAACGCCATTGAAGCCCTGTCGGAGACCGAAACGCCGCAAATCTGGATTCACACACGGCACGCTGATGGCGAAACCGCCATTCAGGTACGGGACAATGGGCCGGGCCTGTCGGAGGAATTGATTCATTCCCCGTTCGACGCCTTCCAGACCACGAAAGCAAACGGCATGGGACTGGGCCTGTCGATCTGCCAGACCATCATCGAAGCCCATGGCAGCACCATCGAGGTCAGTTCCCAACCGGGCGCCGGCGCCGCCTTTACGTTTACGCTGAGAACCGCCATAGAAGTGACGGAGTGAGCAAGCAGATGACCAAGACCGTCTTTCTCGTAGATGATGATGATGCCATTCGGCATTCCGCCAGTTTCATGCTGCGCCATGCGGGATATACCGTCAAAACCTTCCCGGACGGCGTGACCTTTCTGGACGAATATGCGCCAAACGATTCTGCCTGTATCCTGCTGGATGTGCGCATGCCGGTGATGGACGGACTGGCGGTGCAGACCGCCCTTCAGGAACGCGGCAACACAATGCCGATCATCGTGCTGACCGGACATGGCGACGTCTCTGTAGCAGTCCAGGCCATGAAGAATGGCGCGATCGAATTCCTGGAAAAGCCCTATGAAAAGAAAGCATTGCTGGAAGCCATCGAAACCGGTTTCAGTCGCCTGGCGGATGCTGAGGCGCAAACCGGCCTGAAGAACGACGCCATCGCGAAGCTGACCCGCCTGACATCGCGCGAGACCGAAGTTCTGGATTGCCTGGTCGAGGGGATGACCAACAAGGCGATTGCCGATGCCCTGTCGATTTCCCCGCGAACGGTGGAAATTCACCGCGCGAACCTGATGGAAAAGCTGGAAGCCGACAGCCTGTCTGCCGCGCTTCGCATTGCGTTCGAAGCCGAGCGCGGCCGCAACACGACTGCCTAGGTAAGTCTACGTAGGGACGCCTTGGGGGCGGACGCGTAGAGGTGAGGTTGGCCCAATCTCAGGATAGTCGATACATGCGTGAACCCGTTCCCCAGCCCAGCATGCTGAGGGTTGCCCTCGTCGAAGATGATGAAGAGGTGCGCTACTCACTCATGATGCTGTTGCGGTCGCGAGGGTTCTCGGTCGACTCCTACCGAAACGGCATGGAAATCCTCACCAACCAGCCAGCCCTTCAGGTCGACTGCCTCTTGATCGACTACAAACTGCCCCGCTTCAACGGCGTCGAATTGCTGGAGAAGATGCGCTTGGCTGGAGACCACACACCCGCCGTGCTGATCACGGGCTATTACTCCCCGACACTTAGGGACAGGGCGATTGAAGCGGGCTTTCTCGATGTTGTCGAGAAGTCTTCCGACCCGCAGGAAGTGCTCGAAAAGCTGGCGCTCGCCAGCCGGTCCGCTCACTGAGCAGACCTCACAGCAAGTCGCACTGTTGGCGATCAATCGTCGCGCGCAGGCAATTTGTAGTACCCGCACAAGGTCTGGATCACGGCGGAGCCGATGCCGCGGGACGACGCGTACAGGATCGTCTGCCCGTCCCTGCGGGAGGTCACCAGATCGGCACTGCGCAGTTTGGATAGATGCTGGGATACGGTCGACACGGACTGATCCACCGCATCGGCTATCCGGTTCACCGGCATTTCTCCCTCGTCCAGCAGGCACAAAATCTTGAGCCGCGTCTCATGAGACATCGCCCGCAGCGTGTCGCACGCCGTCTCCATCTTGCCGGACAGGGCAAGAAAAGGTCGGCCGGAGGCGGAACGGGCGCGCGACTTGTTCATGTCTGCATGGCTTCAGCCGACATTTCGGTGGCGCCCTCCGCCTCCCCAACAGGCGCTGCGCGCCAGTCCGGCCCCTTCAGCGCCACATAGATGGCAGGAATGACCAGAACGGTGAGCGCTGTTGATGAGGCCAGACCGAACAGGAGGGAAATGGCGAGTCCCTGGAAGATCGGATCAGTCAGGATCACGGCAGCACCGATCATCGCGGCCAACGCCGTCAGCAGAATTGGCTTGAAGCGGATCGCTCCCGCCTCCAGCAGGACCTCCTTCAGGGGCTGGTCGGCGAATTGGCCGTGCCGCACGAAGTCCACCAGAAGGATGGAGTTTCGTACAATAATACCTGCCAGGGCGATGAAGCCGATCATGGATGTCGCGGTGAAGGCGGCACCAAACAGCCAATGACCGATCATGATGCCAATCAGGGTAAGCGGCACCGGCGTCAGGATGACCAGCGGCGTGCGGAATGTGCCGAATTGCGCGACGACGAGAATATAGATCGCGATGAGGGCAACCCCGAACGCCATGCCCATGTCCCGGAAGGTGACATAGGTGATTTCCCATTCTCCATCCCACAACAGGGACGGCACCGTTTCGTCTGCCGGCTGGCCGTACAGGCGGATGGCCGGTTGCTCCAGCCCTGCAGCGGCCCAATCGAACGCCTCGACCCGATCCTGGATTTCCATCATCCCGTAGATCGGGGCCTCGAACCGGCCCGCCAGTTCGCCCATGACCATGTCGGCGAAATAGCCATCACGACGAAAGATCACCGCAGAACCGGATTCCATGCGGGTATTGACCAGCGTTCCCAACTCGACGGGCTGTGCCCCTGCACCGGACTGACGGGGCACCGGAAGGCTGGCGGTCCGTTCCGACCAGACTTGCGCCGATTTCGGCAGACGCACCGACACAGGCAGCGGGTCCCGCCCGGCCCCACGCGGCGTGACGCCCACGATCTGGCCCGAATAGATCAGCGCCAGCGAATCCAGCACATCCTGTTCAGCCACGCCCTGGTCCGCCGCGAGCGCCTCGTTGACCGAAAGCACCATGCGCGGTTGCGGGCCACCAAAGGAATTGTCGACATCAACAATGAACTCGGTTTCGCGGAACAATTGCTCGACTATGTCAGCAGTCTTGCGTCGGCTTTCCGCATCCGGTCCGTAGATCTCGGCCAGGAGTGTCGACAGGACCGGAGGCCCGGGGGGAACCTCCACCACTTTGACGCTCGCGCCCTCCGGCAACGGAACACCTGAAAGGAGGTGTCGCAGGGCCAGCGCGATGTCGTGGCTGGATCGATTGCGATGGCTCTTTTCCAGAAGATTGACCTGGAGATCGCCAAGCTCCGGCGCCGCCCGCAGGAAATAGTGGCGCACCAGGCCGTTGAAGTTGAATGGCGCGGCTGTACCTGCATAGGCCTGGATCGATTCCACTTCCTCGACTGAGTCCATCGCCGCTGCGAGAGCGAAGAGCGTACGTTCGGTTTCTTCAAGCGCGGTGCCTTCCGGCATGTCCAGCACGATCTGGATTTCCGACTTGTTGTCGAAGGGCAGCAGTTTCACTGTAACCGATTTGGTGGCGAACAGGGTGAGCGACGCCAGTGTCGCGACGCCAACGATGGCGAGGAAAATCCACGCATTCCGCCGGCTCTCGACGATGGGCCCGGCCATGGACCGGTAGAACCGCCCGAGGCGCGTCTCCTCGTCTGCAGCATGTTCGTGCATGGGCGCCTTGCCGGCGATCTTCATGAGCAGCCAGGGCGCAATCCCGACAGCGACGAAGAAGGAGAACAGCATGGCCGCGGACGCATTTGCCGGAATGGGCGCCATATAGGGGCCCATCAGGCCGGACACGAACATCATGGGCAACAGGGCGGCGATGACCGTCAAGGTGGCCACGATGGTCGGATTGCCCACTTCGGCAACCGCTTCGATGGCGGCCTGTACGCGCGGACGGCCATCGCGCATCGCCCAATGGCGCGCAATGTTCTCGATGATGACAATCGCGTCGTCGACCAGGATACCGATCGAGAAGATCAGGGCAAACAGGCTGACTCGGTTGATGGTGTAGCCCATCATGAGAGAGGCAAACAAAGTCAACAGGATTGTGGTGGGGATGACAATCAGAGTGACCAGGGCTTCTCGCCATCCAATGGCGAACGCAATCAGAATGACAATGGAGACGGTCGCAAGTCCGAGATGGAACAGGAGTTCATTGGCCTTGTGATTGGCTGTCTCGCCATAATTGCGCGTCACGGCGATATGGACGCCTTCGGGGATCAGTTCCCGTTCCAGAAGCTCCAGCCGTTCCAGGATCTGGTCGGCGACGACCACGGCATTGGCACCCGGGCGCTTTGCGAGTGACAGGGTCACGGCAGGCAGGGTCTCGAAGCCATCGCGGCCCTGGCGCCGCTCAAGCGTCCAGGCGCGGGCTTCGGTTTCAATGCCTGCGACGCGAACCCGTGCAAGGTCAGACAGATAGACCTTGCGGCCATCGGGAGCCTGGATCTCAAGCCGTTCGAGATCTCCGATTCCCTCGATCCGGTCCCCGGCCTGAATGATGATGGAATCTCCTGAGCCGCGCGCCGTTCCGATGGGTCGGGCCTGGACGGCTTGCGCGGTGGCGCTGACCAGCGACTGCAGCGACACGCCATAGGCCGACAGCGCCTCAATGTCCGGCTCGATCCGCAATTCGAGCGAGCGGCCGCCTATGACATCGGTGAGGCCGACATCTCCCACCTTGACGAGTTCCTTCAGGACTTCATCGGCCAGCATGCGCAGGCTGGTGTCGTTCCAGACTTCTCCGGTCCAGGGTTCCGGCGAGAAGGTCAGCGTCACGATGGGCACATCATCAATGCCGCGCCCGATCACTTGTGGCATCTCCACTTCGGGCGGGATCCGGTCGATATTGGCCCGGATCTTTTCGTGGATGCGCAGGATCGCGTCGTCCGAATCTGTTCCGACCATGAAGCGTGCCGTAACGATGACACCGTCATCCCGGCTCTGGCTGTAGACGTGCTCGACGTCGGGGATCGCCTTGACGATTTCCTCCAGCGGCTCGGTAACCTGTTCCACCGCATCGGCGGCCCGCAGGCCGGGCGCCTGGACGAGAATGTCGACCATGGGCACCGAAATCTGGGGCTCTTCCTCGCGCGGAATGGTCAGCAAGGCCACAAGGCCAACCGCCAGGGCGGCCAGCAGGAGAAGCGGCGTCAGCGGCGAGCGGATGGTGGCCCGAGTGATCGCACCGGAGATGTCGGCTTTCATGAGTTTTCGTCCCCGGGCAATTCGATGATGTCGCCCGGGCGCAGGCCGGACAGGACTTCGTACACGCCAGTGGACACAAGCGGCTCAGCCAGCACGACCGGCGCCTCGATGAATCGTTCTCCGACTTTCACCCGGACAAAGTCCACACCGTATCGCGTGGTTACGTATTCTTCCGGCACGATGATCGCACGCCGGTCGCCCACAGGGGCAAGAACGTCGGCACGCTCCCCGACCAGCGCATTCAGGCCGCCTTCCACAACGGCATCTGCCACCACCGCACCGTCGCGCAGGGCCGGGTACACTTTCTCGATCCGCGCGGTGCGCACATCATTGTCACGTGCCGGCAGGCGGATCGATACTTCGCGGCCCTCTTCGAGAAAGCTGAGATGTCGCTCCGGCATGGACAGGCGCACCAAACCGTCCAGGGTTGCCAGATTGGCCACAACCTGACCGGGCGAAACAACGCTGCCTTCCACCACCAGGACATCGGTCACGCGCGCATCGACCGGCGCACGGATGTCTCCCTCTGCACGGCGAGCCATCAGACTGCGGCGCTCCTCCTCTGCGGACACACGATTGGCCCGGACCACGTCGAGCGCAGCCTTTTCCTGATCGTAGCGCGCCTTTGGGTAAAATCCGTCCGCCAGCAGTTTTGCCGCGCGGGCCAGATCCTCTTCCTGTTGGCGGACCTGCGCCGACAGGCCTTCTATCCGGGACGTCAGCGCATTAATTTGAGGCGCCAGTGTGTCGTCGCTGACAAAGGCAATCACCTCCCCTTCGCTGACAATCTGCCCCTCATCCACGGTCAGCTGCGTCACCACGCCCTGCAATCGCGCGCGGGCCATTGCTGTGTCGCTGGCCTCGATACGACCAACCACCGGCCGATAGTCGGTGATGATCGATTCCTGTACGGCCAGCGTCTGGGCTGACCCCATACCAGCGAGACCGGCCGCCACAGCAAGGCCAGCGAGCATGCGCGTGAACATGTCAGTAGGCTCCATTGTCGACGATAGACCCTGTGGCCGGGTCGAGCCGAATGCAGGGCAGGCCAGACGACTTCCACGCCGCGATGCCGCCAGCCATATGGGCGGCGTCAGCGCCTGTCGCCTTCAGGAAAGTTTCGAGCGCCTTGCGCGACCGCTTGCCGGAGCCGCACTGGAACACCACGCGCCGACTGCCGTCCACAGGGAACGATTTCGGCTCGAAGGTCGACAACGGGTGCAACAGGGCGCCGTGAATGCGTTCATTGGCGAATTCCGCCGGTTCACGCACGTCGACGAGCAGGATCCTGCCCGCTTTCAGATCATCCAGAATTGCCGTGGGGGTCAGGTCGTATTTGTCTGCCATGAAGAGCCTCCTTTGCCAGCCTGCCGTGTCCGCTTCCTCGGGGATTTGATTTAGCGCAACGACAGCCCCGCCTATATAGGTGATATTGCGTATTTGCGAAAGTTCTAATATATAGTCAATAGAATTCGAGGGAGGAACTGCAATGGCACATGTCGTGATACTTGGCGCAGGGCTTGGCGGCCTGGTCGCCGCCTACGAGATCAATAAGACGCTGGGCCGCCAGCACAAGGTTTCGATCATCAACGAGACAGACTACTACCAGTTTGTCCCCTCAAACCCCTGGGTTCTGGTCGGGTGGCGCGACCGCCAGGAAATCACGATTGATCTGGCAAAGCCCCTCAAGAAGCGTGGCATTGAACTGATTGTCGGTACGGCTGAAAAGGTCGATCCAGCCGCAAAATGCGTGCGCATGCCTGATGGAACACAGGTCGACTATGACTATCTGGTGATCGCCACGGGCCCCGAACTCGCCTTCGACGAAATCGAGGGGTTTGGCCCTGACGGTCACACACATTCAGTATGCCACATTGATCATGCAACAAAGGGAGCTGCCGCATTCGAGGCGTTCTGCCTGGATCCCGGACCGATCGTGGTTGGCGCCGTTCAGGGAGCCTCCTGCTTCGGGCCGGCCTATGAAACCGCAATGATCCTTGAAACCGAGCTGCGCAAGCGCAAGATTCGGGACAGGGTGCCCATCACGTTCGTCACGCCGGAGCCCTATATCGGCCATCTCGGGCTGGATGGTGTCGGCGACACGAAGGGATTGCTCGAGAGCGAAATGCGCAACCGTCACATCAAGTGGATCACGAATGCCCGCGTCACCAGGATCGAGGCTGACAAGGTTCATGTCGAGGAAGTGAATGACGACGGGACAGTAAAGCAGTCAGTCGAACTGCCCTCGAAATACTCCATGTTCCTGCCGCCTTTCCGGGGGGTGAAAGCGGTTCGCGATATCGAGGGCCTGGTCAACCCGAAGGGATTCATTCTGACCAACGAATTCCAGCGCAATACAGCCTGGCCGGACATCTTCGGCATTGGCGTGTGCATTGCCATACCACCAATGGGAAAAACGCCTGTGCCGGTGGGTGTGCCGAAAACGGGATTCATGATCGAATCCATGGTGGAAGCCACTGCGCGAAACATTGCACAGCTCATCAAGGGAGAAACCCCAACGCACAAGGCCAGTTGGAATGCGATCTGTCTCGCTGATTTTGGCGATGGTGGCGTCGCTTTCGTAGCCCAGCCGCAAATTCCGCCGCGCAATGTCAACTGGTCTGCCTCGGGCGGATGGGTGCACATGGCGAAGGCGGGCTTTGAGAAGTATTTCCTGCACAAGCTGCGCACGGGACGGGCGGAAACCTTTTACGAGAATGCCGCATTGAGCCTGCTGAAGACCCACAAGCTGAAGGCTGAATCATGACCACAACACCGACCCGACATATCGTGTGCATCCATTGCGCGGCTGTGAACCGTGTGCCAACGGACAAGCAGTTGCATGAGGGCCAATGCGGAGCCTGCAAGTCTCCGCTGGCCAGCGACACGCCAGTCGATATTTCGGACAAGGTTCTGGACCGGCTGCTGGCGAGGGACGAGGGCGCCTTTGTCCTGGACGTGTGGGCCCCGTGGTGTGGCCCCTGCCGCATGATGGCACCAGACTACGAAGCTGCCGCCGCACATTATCAGGGCAAGCTCCGATTCCTCAAACTGAACTCTGAAGACAATCCGGACTCTGCCGCCCGCTTGCGCATTCGAGGCATCCCCTCCCTTTTCATTTTCAGACAGGGTCAGCAGCTGGATCACAAGTCCGGCGCCATGCAGGCCACCATGCTCGTGCAATGGATAGACGGTGTTCGTGCCGGCATGTCCACAGCCTGAACCAACTCAACACAAGGATCTGTACCATGAATCTTGATCGCGCCGTACTTGCCTTCGCCGGGCTCATTGTCCTGGCCAGCCTCGCGCTCGGCTACTGGGTGTCCCCCTACTGGTTTCTTCTGACGGCCTTTGCCGGAGTGAACATGTTCCAGGCAGCATTCACCGGGTTCTGTCCCGCTGCCATGATCTTCAAGGCCATGGGTGTTCGGGACGGACCCGCCTTCAAATAGGCTCGTATTCCAAACCCACCGAAAGATGGGAACGTTCGCCTGACAGACCTTTCCCGACCGCCACCGATCATAATAGGATCGTGCGGCACGCGCCCATATGTCGCGTCGGGCAAGAGGGTTTGGGTCATGATCATTTCGTCTCCGGACGACTACCGAAATGCGGCCCGGCGCAAGCTGCCCCGCTTTCTGTTCGATTACATTGATGGTGGCGCAAATGCCGAACATACGCTTCGCCGGAACATGGAGGACTTCCGGTCGATCCAGTTGAGACAGCGCGTTCTGAGAGGGACGACCGCTCCAAAACTTGGCGCGACCCTGTTCGGGGAGGCTTTGTCCTTGCCGCTCGCCCTGTGCCCCGTCGGGCTCGCCGGACTGTATGCAAGGCATGGAGAATTGCAGGCCGCACGCGCGGCGCAAGAAGCAGGCATTCCTTTCAGCCTGTCGACTGTTTCCGTGAAGTCGCTTGAAGACGTGTCTGCAGGCACCAACCGACCCATCTGGTTCCAGCTCTATGTGCTGAAGGACAGGGAATTCATGCGGTCAGCTCTGGAACGGGCGCAAGCCGCCGGAGTGAAAACCCTGGTTTTCACCGTCGACATGCCGGTACCAGGCGCCCGGTATCGCGATGCGCATTCCGGAATGAGTGGACCTCATGCCGCAATCCGGCGATTTGCCCAAAGCATCGCCCATCCGGAATGGGCTGTGTCGGTGGGTTTGTTCGGGAGGCCCCATGATCTGGGAAACATCTCGGCCTATCGGGGAAGGCGGACCAGCCTGTCTGATTATATCGGATGGATTAACAAGAATTTCGATCCGGAAGTGTCGTGGCGCGATTTGGAATGGATCCGGGACGCCTGGCCAGGAACACTGGTGATCAAGGGCATTCTGGATCCGGACGATGTGGACGACGTCATTCGACTTGGCGCCGACGGGCTGGTCGTTTCCAATCACGGCGGTCGGCAGCTGGACGGCGTCCCGTCGAGCATACGTGCCCTGCCCGGTATTGTAGCCAAGGCGGATGGCCGCGCAAAGGTTCTGATCGATTC is a window from the Hyphomonas sp. genome containing:
- a CDS encoding efflux RND transporter permease subunit — its product is MKADISGAITRATIRSPLTPLLLLAALAVGLVALLTIPREEEPQISVPMVDILVQAPGLRAADAVEQVTEPLEEIVKAIPDVEHVYSQSRDDGVIVTARFMVGTDSDDAILRIHEKIRANIDRIPPEVEMPQVIGRGIDDVPIVTLTFSPEPWTGEVWNDTSLRMLADEVLKELVKVGDVGLTDVIGGRSLELRIEPDIEALSAYGVSLQSLVSATAQAVQARPIGTARGSGDSIIIQAGDRIEGIGDLERLEIQAPDGRKVYLSDLARVRVAGIETEARAWTLERRQGRDGFETLPAVTLSLAKRPGANAVVVADQILERLELLERELIPEGVHIAVTRNYGETANHKANELLFHLGLATVSIVILIAFAIGWREALVTLIVIPTTILLTLFASLMMGYTINRVSLFALIFSIGILVDDAIVIIENIARHWAMRDGRPRVQAAIEAVAEVGNPTIVATLTVIAALLPMMFVSGLMGPYMAPIPANASAAMLFSFFVAVGIAPWLLMKIAGKAPMHEHAADEETRLGRFYRSMAGPIVESRRNAWIFLAIVGVATLASLTLFATKSVTVKLLPFDNKSEIQIVLDMPEGTALEETERTLFALAAAMDSVEEVESIQAYAGTAAPFNFNGLVRHYFLRAAPELGDLQVNLLEKSHRNRSSHDIALALRHLLSGVPLPEGASVKVVEVPPGPPVLSTLLAEIYGPDAESRRKTADIVEQLFRETEFIVDVDNSFGGPQPRMVLSVNEALAADQGVAEQDVLDSLALIYSGQIVGVTPRGAGRDPLPVSVRLPKSAQVWSERTASLPVPRQSGAGAQPVELGTLVNTRMESGSAVIFRRDGYFADMVMGELAGRFEAPIYGMMEIQDRVEAFDWAAAGLEQPAIRLYGQPADETVPSLLWDGEWEITYVTFRDMGMAFGVALIAIYILVVAQFGTFRTPLVILTPVPLTLIGIMIGHWLFGAAFTATSMIGFIALAGIIVRNSILLVDFVRHGQFADQPLKEVLLEAGAIRFKPILLTALAAMIGAAVILTDPIFQGLAISLLFGLASSTALTVLVIPAIYVALKGPDWRAAPVGEAEGATEMSAEAMQT
- a CDS encoding response regulator, with protein sequence MTKTVFLVDDDDAIRHSASFMLRHAGYTVKTFPDGVTFLDEYAPNDSACILLDVRMPVMDGLAVQTALQERGNTMPIIVLTGHGDVSVAVQAMKNGAIEFLEKPYEKKALLEAIETGFSRLADAEAQTGLKNDAIAKLTRLTSRETEVLDCLVEGMTNKAIADALSISPRTVEIHRANLMEKLEADSLSAALRIAFEAERGRNTTA
- a CDS encoding PAS domain-containing sensor histidine kinase gives rise to the protein MADPLSDLWRVDTSDFQDSDSLQSILTSILRSVPDAMIVIDDSGVIMAFSLAAETLFGYKASDVVGKNINCLMTETDRVHHDQYIRNYLVTGERQIIGIGRIVEARLANGDSIPVELKIGEAAIGDRKLFTGFIRDITERQANIHRISELQAEIGNFSRLSAVGTMASAMAHELNQPLTAVANYLEAARDMLDAPSADDLAMVQEALTAAAEQSIRAGQIVRRLRDYVSRGELDLRPVDLKAVIDDAVTIAKVGIDGPLARVVVRMEDPEVRVLADRLQLRQVFANLIRNAIEALSETETPQIWIHTRHADGETAIQVRDNGPGLSEELIHSPFDAFQTTKANGMGLGLSICQTIIEAHGSTIEVSSQPGAGAAFTFTLRTAIEVTE
- the ccoN gene encoding cytochrome-c oxidase, cbb3-type subunit I produces the protein MIPKTISTNSSSGSIATVSALVAIFGVLALIIAGRTIDPAMGVQAMTFIAMVSAFLIGTGMWAGNLIDRNPFDETRYEDTLVKYGVFASMFWGIAGLLVGVVIALQLTFPNLFYFPEWGWTNFGRLRPLHTSAVIFAFGGNVLLATSFYVVQRTCRTRIAGGMWPWFVFWGYQMFIVLAATGYLLGVTQSKEYAEPEWYVDLWLTIVWVAYLLVFLGTLWKRKEPHIYVANWFYLSFIVTIAMLHIVNNLSIPVSWTGTKSVQVFAGVQDAMTQWWYGHNAVGFFLTTGFLAIMYYFIPKRVNRPVYSYRLSIVHFWSLIFIYIWAGPHHLHYTALPQWAQTLGMTFSVMLWMPSWGGMINGVMTLSGAWDKLRTDPVVRMMVVSLAFYGMATFEGPLMSVRAVNSLSHYTEWGIGHVHSGALGWVGYISFGALYCLVPWLYKKKALFSKSLVEWHFWISTIGILFYMISMWFAGIMEGLMWRAYNEYGFLEYSFVETVEAKHISYMIRALGGMLYFSGALIMAYNLVRTALGHGAAEPVDAKPDPYATPEPRTTLVPAE
- a CDS encoding efflux RND transporter periplasmic adaptor subunit, with product MFTRMLAGLAVAAGLAGMGSAQTLAVQESIITDYRPVVGRIEASDTAMARARLQGVVTQLTVDEGQIVSEGEVIAFVSDDTLAPQINALTSRIEGLSAQVRQQEEDLARAAKLLADGFYPKARYDQEKAALDVVRANRVSAEEERRSLMARRAEGDIRAPVDARVTDVLVVEGSVVSPGQVVANLATLDGLVRLSMPERHLSFLEEGREVSIRLPARDNDVRTARIEKVYPALRDGAVVADAVVEGGLNALVGERADVLAPVGDRRAIIVPEEYVTTRYGVDFVRVKVGERFIEAPVVLAEPLVSTGVYEVLSGLRPGDIIELPGDENS
- a CDS encoding metalloregulator ArsR/SmtB family transcription factor; translation: MNKSRARSASGRPFLALSGKMETACDTLRAMSHETRLKILCLLDEGEMPVNRIADAVDQSVSTVSQHLSKLRSADLVTSRRDGQTILYASSRGIGSAVIQTLCGYYKLPARDD
- a CDS encoding rhodanese-like domain-containing protein; this translates as MADKYDLTPTAILDDLKAGRILLVDVREPAEFANERIHGALLHPLSTFEPKSFPVDGSRRVVFQCGSGKRSRKALETFLKATGADAAHMAGGIAAWKSSGLPCIRLDPATGSIVDNGAY
- a CDS encoding response regulator — encoded protein: MREPVPQPSMLRVALVEDDEEVRYSLMMLLRSRGFSVDSYRNGMEILTNQPALQVDCLLIDYKLPRFNGVELLEKMRLAGDHTPAVLITGYYSPTLRDRAIEAGFLDVVEKSSDPQEVLEKLALASRSAH